In the genome of Candidatus Eisenbacteria bacterium, one region contains:
- a CDS encoding (2Fe-2S)-binding protein produces the protein MKETITFTLNGQPTSLNIDGERTLLWVLRTELGLTGTKFGCGEGLCGACTVIVDKEAVRSCQVPVKTIAGKEVLTIEGLAQADKLHTLQEQFIQHDALQCGFCTPGMILTAYALLLRKPHPSREEIIQGMDDNLCRCGAHKRIVEAIESSSKKR, from the coding sequence ATGAAAGAGACTATAACATTCACTCTCAACGGTCAGCCCACCAGCCTGAACATCGACGGAGAGCGGACACTCCTCTGGGTTCTCCGGACCGAATTAGGACTGACCGGTACAAAGTTCGGATGCGGCGAGGGGCTCTGCGGCGCCTGCACGGTGATTGTCGACAAGGAGGCGGTGCGGTCCTGCCAGGTGCCCGTGAAAACCATCGCCGGCAAAGAGGTCCTGACGATCGAGGGATTGGCGCAAGCGGACAAGCTCCACACGCTTCAAGAACAGTTTATCCAGCACGACGCGCTGCAGTGCGGTTTTTGTACGCCCGGCATGATCTTGACCGCTTATGCCCTGCTGTTGAGGAAACCCCATCCGAGTCGCGAGGAGATCATTCAAGGGATGGACGATAACCTCTGCCGGTGCGGCGCGCATAAGCGCATCGTCGAAGCCATTGAGAGCTCCTCAAAGAAAAGGTGA
- a CDS encoding SDR family oxidoreductase: MNLKGSRALVTGGSEGIGRGIAEALIRKGARVAIMSRNKEKVEKVAGEIGALPIQGNVGIEADAVRAVETVVREFGGIDLLVNNAGFGQFFSLVEADVSRFEDVFRTNVTGAMLMAREAAKHFIAEESGHLVNISSTSGLRGGRGSTAYAGSKFALRGMTECWRDELRPHNVRVTLVNPSEVQTGFFKKVGREQEESLKKLRPSEIADAIVGALEIDDRGFIPEFSVFATNPF, translated from the coding sequence ATGAATCTGAAGGGATCGCGGGCACTCGTCACCGGAGGGAGCGAAGGCATCGGGCGGGGGATCGCGGAGGCGCTCATCCGCAAAGGAGCCCGTGTGGCGATCATGTCCCGGAACAAGGAGAAGGTAGAGAAGGTCGCCGGGGAGATCGGGGCGCTGCCGATTCAAGGGAATGTTGGAATCGAGGCGGATGCCGTTCGCGCTGTCGAGACGGTGGTTCGGGAGTTCGGGGGGATCGATCTTCTCGTCAACAATGCCGGGTTCGGGCAATTTTTCTCCCTCGTGGAAGCCGACGTGAGCCGATTCGAGGATGTCTTCCGGACGAATGTGACCGGAGCGATGCTCATGGCGCGGGAAGCGGCTAAACATTTCATTGCAGAGGAGAGCGGGCATCTCGTGAACATTTCCTCCACCTCGGGCCTTCGAGGAGGGCGGGGAAGCACCGCCTACGCCGGCTCAAAATTCGCGCTGCGCGGGATGACCGAATGTTGGCGGGATGAGCTGCGCCCGCACAATGTGCGGGTGACGCTGGTGAACCCCAGCGAGGTTCAGACCGGTTTTTTCAAGAAGGTCGGCCGGGAGCAGGAAGAGTCTCTGAAGAAGCTGCGCCCGAGTGAGATAGCGGACGCCATCGTGGGGGCGCTCGAGATCGACGACCGGGGCTTCATCCCCGAGTTCTCGGTGTTCGCGACGAACCCGTTCTGA
- a CDS encoding zinc-dependent peptidase, with translation MLDFGKRRRRSHLREQPFPPEWLQILERNYPLYAKLPPEDQRELKGDIQVFLAEKHFEGCGGLEITDEIRVTIAAQACFLLLHRENDDYPRLESILVYPSAYVARSNERLPGGIVHEGPSVRLGEAWSSGAVVLSWDDVRRGAADIHDGHNVVLHEFAHQLDQEDGRAQGLPVLERPSLYVAWARVLGNAFTELRDEIAKGHQTVLDAYGATNPAEFFAVATECFFEKPQALQKRHPELYDQLQTFYHQDPATYNV, from the coding sequence ATGTTGGATTTTGGAAAGCGGCGCCGCCGTTCACACCTGCGAGAGCAGCCCTTCCCGCCTGAATGGCTGCAGATCCTCGAGCGCAACTACCCGCTCTACGCAAAGCTACCGCCGGAGGACCAGCGGGAGCTCAAGGGGGACATCCAGGTCTTCCTCGCCGAAAAGCACTTCGAGGGGTGCGGCGGATTGGAGATCACCGACGAGATCCGCGTGACCATCGCGGCCCAGGCCTGCTTCCTGCTCCTCCATCGTGAGAACGACGACTATCCCCGCCTCGAATCGATCCTTGTCTACCCAAGCGCCTACGTGGCGCGGTCGAACGAACGGCTCCCGGGGGGCATCGTCCACGAGGGTCCCTCCGTCCGGCTCGGCGAGGCCTGGTCCAGCGGCGCGGTGGTCCTCTCCTGGGATGATGTGCGCCGCGGCGCCGCCGACATCCACGACGGACACAACGTCGTGCTGCACGAATTCGCCCATCAGCTCGACCAAGAAGACGGCCGCGCCCAGGGCCTGCCGGTGCTCGAGCGACCGAGCCTGTACGTCGCGTGGGCGCGCGTCCTCGGCAATGCCTTCACGGAACTGCGTGACGAGATCGCCAAAGGCCACCAAACGGTTCTCGACGCCTACGGCGCCACCAATCCCGCCGAATTCTTCGCTGTCGCCACCGAGTGTTTCTTCGAGAAGCCGCAGGCGCTGCAAAAACGGCATCCCGAGTTGTACGATCAGCTCCAGACGTTTTACCATCAGGATCCCGCCACGTACAATGTATAA
- a CDS encoding MFS transporter, with the protein MTKNSTRKLFIIFAALYFVQGTGELSAGLLSQPLRSMLRGWGRDTAGIATFMFILGFPWYIKPLFGLISDFIPIRGYRRKSYLIMSSLLMIGGFVAASLLPLSPAVATALLALLLLPSFGIAFKDVATDAIMIETGQPLGLTGRLQSAQWGAMYTAGLLTGVAGGWISQHGYQRLGFIICALLGMVALYIAIFQIEEKPRPELQREQLKRAVKVLGQVMRTRIVLLIAVFYFLLNFNPFSADVLYVHMSTKLGFPEQFIGFNYTLSSFASIVACILYGLFAKRVPLRFLLNGSVACMVLSSLVYIGLGTRTSAILISLAYGFIYMSASLTQLELAGRYCPPAAAGTVFALLMSLSNLSVSLSSILGGRFYEAWKVSLGTNTAYGLLVGVGAGFTALCWILVPFILKSQGTVAPSQETQS; encoded by the coding sequence ATGACCAAGAATTCGACACGAAAGTTGTTCATCATTTTCGCGGCGCTCTACTTCGTTCAGGGTACGGGCGAGCTCTCGGCGGGTCTTCTCTCCCAGCCGCTTCGATCGATGCTCAGGGGATGGGGGCGCGACACGGCCGGGATCGCGACCTTCATGTTCATTTTGGGATTTCCCTGGTACATCAAGCCGCTCTTCGGCCTGATATCCGATTTCATCCCGATCAGGGGGTACCGGCGCAAAAGCTATCTGATCATGTCGAGTCTGCTGATGATCGGTGGCTTCGTGGCCGCCTCGCTGCTCCCCCTCTCTCCTGCCGTCGCCACGGCGCTGCTGGCCCTGCTATTGCTGCCGAGCTTCGGCATCGCCTTCAAGGATGTGGCGACGGATGCCATCATGATCGAAACCGGTCAGCCGCTGGGGCTCACCGGAAGATTGCAATCGGCGCAGTGGGGCGCCATGTACACGGCGGGATTGCTGACCGGTGTGGCCGGCGGCTGGATCAGCCAGCATGGGTATCAGCGCTTGGGCTTCATCATCTGCGCCCTGCTGGGCATGGTCGCGTTATACATTGCGATCTTCCAGATTGAGGAGAAGCCTCGCCCCGAGTTGCAACGCGAGCAGTTGAAGCGCGCCGTCAAGGTTCTCGGACAGGTGATGCGGACGCGGATCGTCCTCCTCATCGCCGTATTCTACTTTCTGCTGAACTTCAATCCGTTTTCTGCTGATGTGCTCTATGTCCACATGAGCACGAAGCTGGGATTCCCCGAACAGTTCATTGGTTTTAATTATACACTCAGCAGCTTCGCGTCGATTGTCGCCTGCATCCTTTACGGGTTGTTCGCGAAGCGCGTACCGCTGCGTTTTCTGCTCAACGGCTCGGTCGCTTGCATGGTGCTCTCGAGCCTTGTCTACATCGGCCTCGGGACCCGGACCTCCGCCATCTTGATCAGCCTCGCCTACGGCTTCATCTACATGAGCGCGAGCCTCACGCAGCTGGAACTGGCCGGCAGATATTGTCCACCGGCCGCGGCCGGCACGGTCTTCGCCCTCCTCATGTCCCTGAGCAACCTGAGCGTCTCCCTATCGAGTATCCTGGGCGGTCGTTTTTACGAGGCTTGGAAGGTGTCGCTTGGGACGAATACGGCTTATGGCCTGCTGGTGGGTGTCGGCGCCGGATTCACGGCCCTATGCTGGATCCTCGTGCCATTCATTTTAAAGAGCCAAGGGACGGTTGCACCCAGCCAAGAGACGCAGTCGTAA
- a CDS encoding PQQ-binding-like beta-propeller repeat protein, which yields MIVQHDVFRILRGGSFILTLLFVAPWLGFSAALADGTLFFTDIFNPSFSDGFIRRVETDGTGLQTVLSGGGGLRGIAVYPDSEYVYYTDVDLDQIRRCNFDGGNVRTLVYGPVFPMEIAIDPAADLLVWGDQGAGVIGVAHLDGTGAHTLLTTSFAAGLALDTVNGKIYWSTALTGSTGEILRADYDGSNSQTVVSESDRPARLALDISGGKVYWTDYVVDVVRRANLDGTEVETIFDAGGNHNPDGICLDLAAGKVYWGQEGVQVNREMIKCMNFDGTAVEDVIDGFGIVASIDLKAAPFSSVGSGPAAMRLLTVSPNPFAGSAALRLDLPQDASIRLSIYSVDGRRITTLHSGILARGRHQLIWDGTDQGGVMAPPGVYFCRMDAGAAVEKIPMVLIQ from the coding sequence ATGATTGTTCAACACGATGTCTTTCGCATCCTCCGCGGGGGATCCTTCATCCTTACCCTCCTCTTTGTCGCGCCGTGGCTCGGTTTCTCCGCGGCTCTGGCTGACGGGACGCTCTTCTTCACGGACATCTTCAATCCCAGCTTCTCCGACGGTTTCATCCGGCGTGTCGAAACCGATGGAACCGGGCTGCAAACGGTCCTGTCCGGGGGCGGCGGACTGCGCGGCATCGCCGTCTATCCCGATTCCGAATATGTCTACTACACCGATGTCGACCTCGATCAGATCCGGCGCTGCAACTTCGATGGCGGCAATGTGCGCACCCTCGTCTACGGACCTGTCTTTCCTATGGAGATCGCCATCGATCCCGCCGCCGATCTCCTGGTATGGGGAGATCAAGGCGCCGGCGTTATCGGCGTCGCGCACCTCGATGGCACGGGAGCGCACACCCTTCTCACGACATCCTTTGCCGCCGGGCTGGCTCTCGACACCGTGAACGGGAAGATCTACTGGAGCACCGCGCTGACGGGGTCCACCGGGGAGATCCTCCGCGCAGATTATGACGGATCGAATAGTCAAACGGTGGTTTCAGAATCCGACAGGCCCGCCCGCCTCGCCCTCGATATAAGCGGGGGTAAAGTCTACTGGACCGATTACGTCGTCGACGTCGTGCGCCGGGCCAACCTTGATGGAACCGAAGTGGAAACGATTTTTGATGCGGGCGGAAATCACAACCCCGATGGCATCTGCCTCGACCTCGCCGCGGGAAAAGTCTACTGGGGGCAGGAGGGCGTACAAGTTAATCGTGAAATGATCAAGTGCATGAACTTCGACGGCACCGCGGTCGAGGATGTCATCGACGGATTCGGTATCGTCGCGAGCATCGACCTGAAGGCGGCCCCCTTTTCTTCCGTCGGGAGCGGTCCCGCGGCGATGCGCCTGTTGACCGTATCTCCCAATCCCTTCGCCGGGAGCGCCGCCCTCCGCCTCGATCTGCCGCAGGATGCATCTATCCGCCTCTCCATCTACTCTGTGGACGGGCGCCGTATCACCACGCTCCACAGCGGAATCTTAGCGAGGGGCCGCCATCAACTCATTTGGGATGGGACCGACCAGGGTGGAGTGATGGCGCCGCCGGGAGTCTATTTCTGCCGGATGGACGCCGGCGCCGCCGTGGAGAAGATCCCGATGGTGTTGATTCAATGA
- a CDS encoding mechanosensitive ion channel family protein, with translation MSGLWAGLVEWVQAHSGLSHGLFERLAGSLGLVILFLGVRILVSAILDRRVPDISKKYILIKSTSYVLGFALFMAMLIVWFGNATGWVSYLGLLSAGLAIALQDPVTNFAGWIFLTIRKPFVVGDRIQIGEHRGDVIDLRLFQFSIVEIGNWVDADQSTGRIIHIPNGWVFKYSAANYTQGFKFIWNELPVTVTFESNWERAKEILSEVAERHSLLRSHEAQEQVQRAARKYLIKFTHLTPIVWTSVIDNGITLTVRYICDPRKRRSSAAAIWEDVLKAFAANDDIDFAYPTTRFYHNMSEGKPGARAGVAGPPVEAGR, from the coding sequence ATGTCCGGTTTATGGGCGGGATTGGTTGAATGGGTTCAGGCGCACAGCGGCCTTTCACATGGCCTCTTCGAGCGTCTGGCGGGAAGTTTGGGTCTTGTCATCCTCTTTCTTGGTGTTCGCATTCTGGTGTCAGCCATTCTTGATCGCCGAGTCCCCGACATTTCCAAGAAATATATTCTGATCAAATCGACCAGCTATGTACTCGGGTTCGCCTTATTCATGGCGATGCTGATCGTCTGGTTCGGCAACGCCACGGGATGGGTCTCCTATCTGGGGCTTCTGTCCGCCGGTCTCGCCATCGCTCTGCAGGATCCGGTCACGAATTTCGCGGGATGGATCTTCCTGACGATTCGGAAGCCGTTCGTGGTGGGGGACCGGATACAAATCGGCGAGCACCGTGGGGACGTGATCGATCTGCGCCTGTTCCAGTTCAGCATCGTTGAGATCGGAAACTGGGTGGACGCTGATCAAAGCACAGGCCGCATCATTCACATTCCGAACGGCTGGGTGTTCAAGTACAGCGCGGCGAATTACACGCAGGGATTCAAGTTCATCTGGAACGAGCTTCCCGTCACCGTGACTTTTGAAAGCAATTGGGAGAGGGCGAAAGAAATCCTCTCAGAGGTGGCGGAACGGCATTCGCTTCTCAGAAGCCATGAGGCCCAGGAGCAGGTGCAGCGGGCCGCCCGAAAGTACCTCATCAAGTTCACACATCTCACTCCCATCGTCTGGACCTCCGTTATCGACAACGGCATCACATTGACGGTGCGCTACATCTGCGATCCCAGGAAGCGAAGGTCGTCGGCCGCCGCCATATGGGAGGATGTGTTGAAGGCCTTCGCCGCCAACGACGACATCGATTTCGCCTATCCCACAACCCGTTTCTATCACAATATGTCCGAGGGAAAACCAGGAGCCCGGGCGGGCGTCGCGGGACCGCCGGTTGAGGCAGGGCGCTGA